A single Notoacmeibacter ruber DNA region contains:
- the glyA gene encoding serine hydroxymethyltransferase, which produces MNIQARHDGFFSDTLEQSDPEVFDAVRKELGRQQHEIELIASENIVSRAVLEAQGSVLTNKYAEGYPGRRYYGGCEFVDIAENLAIDRAKQLFNCEFANVQPSSGSQANQAVMLALAKPGDTLLGMSLDAGGHLTHGAKPNMSGKWFNAVQYGLDLETGLIDYDQVEELALEHKPTIIVCGGSAYSRQIDFERFRAIADKTGAKLWCDMAHFAGLVAGGEHPSPFPHADVVTTTTHKTLRGPRAGMVLTNDEDIAKKINSAVFPGLQGGPLMHAVAGKAVAFGEALKPAYKDYMHNVVENAKVLAETLVGHGFAIVSGGTDTHLMLVDLRPKNLTGKDSEKSLGRAGITCNKNGVPNDPQKPMITSGVRLGTPAATTRGFGKDEFREVGNLIAEVLDGLSKSNDPEGNARVEAAVKEKVEALTSRFPIYPHLD; this is translated from the coding sequence ATGAACATCCAGGCGCGTCACGACGGCTTTTTTTCCGATACGCTCGAGCAGAGCGACCCCGAGGTATTCGACGCGGTCCGCAAGGAACTTGGCCGTCAGCAGCATGAGATCGAGCTGATCGCCTCCGAAAACATCGTTTCGCGGGCGGTGCTGGAAGCGCAGGGATCGGTACTGACCAACAAATATGCGGAAGGCTATCCTGGCCGCCGTTATTATGGTGGTTGCGAATTCGTCGATATCGCCGAGAACCTCGCCATCGACCGCGCCAAACAGCTTTTCAACTGCGAATTCGCGAACGTTCAGCCGTCTTCTGGCTCGCAGGCGAACCAGGCCGTCATGCTGGCGCTGGCCAAGCCGGGCGACACGCTTCTCGGCATGAGCCTCGATGCCGGTGGCCACCTGACGCATGGCGCCAAGCCGAACATGAGCGGCAAGTGGTTTAATGCCGTGCAGTATGGTCTCGATCTCGAGACCGGACTGATCGATTACGATCAGGTTGAGGAACTGGCCCTCGAGCACAAGCCGACCATCATCGTTTGTGGCGGTTCGGCCTATTCGCGCCAGATCGATTTCGAACGTTTCCGTGCGATTGCCGACAAGACAGGCGCAAAGCTCTGGTGCGACATGGCGCATTTCGCCGGCCTCGTTGCCGGTGGCGAGCATCCGAGCCCGTTCCCCCATGCCGATGTCGTCACCACGACGACCCACAAGACGCTGCGCGGCCCGCGCGCCGGCATGGTGCTGACGAATGATGAGGATATCGCCAAGAAGATCAATTCGGCGGTTTTCCCCGGTTTGCAGGGCGGCCCGCTGATGCATGCTGTGGCCGGCAAAGCCGTCGCTTTTGGCGAAGCGCTCAAGCCCGCTTACAAGGACTACATGCACAATGTGGTCGAGAACGCCAAGGTTCTGGCCGAAACGCTGGTCGGCCATGGCTTTGCGATCGTCTCCGGTGGTACCGACACCCACCTCATGCTGGTCGATCTTCGCCCGAAGAATCTCACCGGTAAGGACAGCGAAAAGTCGCTCGGCCGTGCCGGCATCACCTGCAACAAGAACGGTGTTCCGAACGATCCGCAGAAGCCGATGATTACGTCCGGCGTCCGCCTCGGCACGCCGGCGGCGACGACACGCGGCTTCGGCAAGGACGAATTCCGCGAGGTCGGCAATCTGATCGCCGAAGTGCTGGATGGCTTGTCCAAGTCGAATGATCCGGAGGGCAATGCCCGGGTCGAAGCTGCGGTCAAGGAGAAGGTGGAAGCGCTGACGAGCCGTTTCCCGATCTATCCGCATCTCGACTGA
- the nrdR gene encoding transcriptional regulator NrdR: MRCPFCQSMDTQVKDSRPAEDGAAIRRRRVCPDCGGRFTTFERIQLRDLVVIKRSSRKVPFDRDKLARSFETALRKRNVEPDRVERAVSGIVRQLENSGESEIEAEIIGNLVMDVLKSMDDVAYVRYASVYRNFREAKDFQDLLGELGGPAGQAGEELSEVSEDGVPRADVNDRAGD; encoded by the coding sequence ATGCGCTGCCCTTTCTGCCAATCAATGGACACCCAGGTGAAGGACAGTCGTCCTGCAGAGGACGGCGCGGCCATTCGCCGCCGACGTGTCTGCCCCGATTGCGGCGGGCGCTTCACGACTTTCGAGCGCATTCAGCTTCGGGATCTGGTTGTGATCAAACGGTCGAGCCGCAAGGTGCCCTTCGACCGGGACAAGCTGGCGCGATCTTTCGAAACGGCGCTGCGCAAGCGCAATGTCGAACCCGACAGGGTCGAGCGCGCCGTCTCCGGCATCGTCCGGCAATTGGAGAATTCCGGCGAATCCGAGATCGAGGCGGAGATCATCGGCAATCTCGTCATGGACGTTCTGAAGAGCATGGATGACGTCGCCTATGTCCGGTATGCGTCCGTCTATCGCAATTTCCGCGAAGCCAAGGATTTTCAGGATCTTCTGGGTGAACTGGGCGGTCCTGCCGGTCAGGCCGGCGAAGAGCTGTCCGAAGTGAGCGAGGACGGCGTACCGCGCGCCGACGTCAATGACAGGGCAGGCGACTGA
- the ribD gene encoding bifunctional diaminohydroxyphosphoribosylaminopyrimidine deaminase/5-amino-6-(5-phosphoribosylamino)uracil reductase RibD, translating into MAAAIRLSRRNLGRTGTNPAVGTLIVSPKGRIVGTGVTAHGGRPHAETVALAEAGEAARGATAYVTLEPCAHHGRTPPCAQALIDAGIARVVCAASDPDGRVAGKGFAMLEAAGIAVTTGVLAGEAAGVMAGYLSRTFRRRCHVTLKMAVSADGMIGRPGEGQFPITGSIARGHVHALRAQTDAIGVGIGTALADDPQLTCRLPGLEQRFPARIVFDGAGRLPLGAKLVKTAPAVPLLVATVLEEAGARAAALRANGAVIIGAERAGGRLALPELLEDLAARGLGSLMVEGGAEVAQSLLADGLVDRIWLYTGPHRLGTPAIRSPLTSETMPEGFRLTDRRMLGPDRFEEWVRDN; encoded by the coding sequence ATGGCTGCGGCAATCCGCCTGTCGCGTCGCAATCTCGGCCGAACCGGCACCAATCCTGCCGTGGGCACTCTGATCGTCTCGCCGAAGGGCAGGATCGTCGGCACGGGAGTCACCGCCCACGGAGGCCGCCCGCATGCCGAGACCGTCGCTCTGGCGGAGGCTGGCGAGGCTGCGCGGGGCGCGACCGCTTATGTGACACTGGAACCTTGCGCGCATCACGGACGCACTCCGCCCTGCGCTCAGGCGCTGATCGACGCCGGCATCGCCCGGGTCGTCTGCGCGGCATCCGACCCCGACGGCCGTGTTGCGGGAAAAGGCTTTGCAATGCTCGAAGCGGCCGGCATTGCGGTCACGACCGGGGTATTGGCCGGAGAGGCCGCGGGCGTGATGGCGGGCTATCTCTCGCGCACCTTCCGCAGGCGGTGTCACGTCACGCTCAAGATGGCCGTGAGCGCTGACGGCATGATCGGTCGTCCGGGCGAAGGACAGTTTCCGATCACCGGCAGTATAGCTCGCGGCCATGTGCATGCCCTCAGGGCGCAGACGGATGCCATCGGGGTCGGTATCGGAACGGCTCTGGCCGACGACCCCCAACTGACGTGCCGACTGCCCGGACTGGAGCAACGATTTCCGGCGAGGATCGTATTCGACGGGGCAGGGCGTTTGCCGCTCGGTGCCAAGCTCGTCAAGACCGCGCCCGCCGTTCCCCTGCTCGTGGCGACGGTTCTGGAAGAGGCCGGGGCCAGAGCGGCAGCCCTGAGAGCCAATGGTGCGGTGATTATCGGCGCGGAACGGGCGGGTGGACGTCTCGCTCTGCCGGAGCTTCTGGAGGATCTTGCCGCGAGGGGACTTGGATCGCTGATGGTCGAGGGCGGCGCCGAAGTCGCGCAATCGCTTCTCGCCGACGGTCTGGTCGACCGCATCTGGCTCTATACGGGCCCGCACCGTCTTGGTACGCCGGCCATAAGATCTCCCCTGACGTCGGAAACGATGCCGGAGGGGTTTCGTCTGACGGACCGCCGAATGCTGGGGCCGGATCGATTTGAGGAATGGGTACGGGACAACTGA
- a CDS encoding riboflavin synthase, translated as MFTGIVTDIGEIHTISPREGGRRFRIKTNYDPATIEIGASIAHGGVCLTVVALSERESNERWFEVEAWEEALRLTTAGSWEEGTRVNLERALRLGDELGGHIVSGHVDGTARILERQSEGDAVRFTLLAPDHLAKFIAAKGSVALDGTSLTVNAVDGAQFDVLLIDHSLSVTTWGERQAGDEVNLEIDTMARYAARLAEAAGEA; from the coding sequence ATGTTTACCGGAATTGTCACTGATATCGGCGAGATCCATACGATCAGCCCGCGCGAGGGCGGCCGTCGTTTTCGCATCAAGACGAATTACGATCCCGCGACAATCGAGATTGGCGCTTCCATTGCCCATGGAGGCGTTTGCCTAACCGTCGTTGCGCTGTCCGAGCGCGAATCGAACGAGCGCTGGTTCGAGGTGGAGGCTTGGGAAGAAGCCCTTCGGCTGACGACAGCGGGTTCGTGGGAGGAGGGGACACGCGTCAATCTGGAGCGGGCGTTGCGTCTCGGCGACGAACTCGGCGGCCACATCGTATCCGGCCACGTGGATGGCACCGCCCGGATTCTGGAGCGCCAGTCCGAGGGCGATGCCGTTCGCTTCACTCTTCTTGCTCCCGATCATCTGGCGAAATTCATCGCGGCAAAGGGATCGGTGGCGCTGGATGGAACGTCGCTCACGGTCAATGCCGTCGACGGAGCACAATTCGATGTTCTGCTGATCGATCATAGCTTGAGTGTGACGACCTGGGGAGAACGGCAGGCCGGAGACGAGGTCAATCTCGAAATCGATACGATGGCGCGCTATGCGGCACGGCTTGCGGAAGCTGCAGGCGAAGCGTAA
- the nusB gene encoding transcription antitermination factor NusB: MAEEAKEMRQARAANKRGAARLAAVQALYQMDIGGTGLLETTAEYERFRLGREIDGEQYREADAAWFRSILSGVVTNQKTIDPVINRALPDDWPLSRLDSTLRAILRAGAFELAHRPDVPTAVIVSEYVDVASAFYDEQEPGLVNGALDRIARHLRQSPDRKTS, translated from the coding sequence ATGGCCGAAGAGGCAAAGGAAATGAGGCAGGCGCGAGCTGCCAACAAACGGGGTGCTGCCCGGCTCGCCGCGGTGCAGGCGCTTTATCAGATGGATATTGGCGGCACCGGCCTCCTCGAAACCACTGCGGAATATGAGCGGTTTCGGCTGGGACGCGAGATCGACGGCGAACAGTACCGGGAAGCGGACGCAGCCTGGTTCCGTTCGATTCTTTCGGGCGTCGTCACCAATCAGAAGACGATCGATCCGGTGATCAACCGGGCCTTGCCGGATGATTGGCCCTTGTCCCGCCTGGATTCCACGCTGCGCGCGATCCTTCGTGCTGGGGCGTTCGAACTCGCGCACCGCCCGGATGTACCGACAGCCGTCATCGTCAGCGAATATGTCGATGTCGCCAGCGCCTTTTACGACGAGCAGGAGCCGGGGCTGGTGAACGGTGCGCTCGACCGCATTGCGCGCCATCTGCGCCAGTCGCCCGATCGGAAGACCTCATGA
- a CDS encoding MFS transporter, giving the protein MTSVAAEAEDAALSTARHTALILSAGQAIVGAAAPICISLGAIAGSYLLGDDKSLATAPVAGYSVGIALGALPAAALMRAIGRRRGFVSGAFISALGGILSAMALFSVNFWLFAIGLLTVGIGGSFVQQYRFAAADASPARFKPKAISWVLAGGVFAAIIGPQLVIWTKDAFAPAVPFAGAFVGLIALALIGAFLLNFMRLPPAKATAGIAHAETARPLGEILTQPRFMVGLLCAIGSYSMMSFVMTGAPLAMVECGHSADEATLGISWHVLAMFAPSFFTGRLIERFGKVPIVLVGLGLLAACSAVALAGLDLANFWLALILLGFGWNFGFIGATAIVSETYSDAEKSRVQGVHDFMLFGMVAFASLMSGQVLNTLGWYGVVMVVFPVVAICVVALIFVTSMEKKRSAY; this is encoded by the coding sequence ATGACGTCTGTCGCGGCCGAAGCAGAAGACGCCGCGCTCAGTACCGCGCGCCACACCGCGCTCATCCTCTCGGCCGGACAGGCCATCGTCGGCGCTGCCGCGCCCATCTGCATCTCTCTCGGGGCCATTGCCGGCAGCTATCTGCTCGGCGACGACAAGTCTCTGGCAACCGCTCCCGTGGCCGGTTACAGCGTCGGGATCGCGCTTGGTGCGCTGCCCGCCGCCGCGCTCATGCGGGCAATCGGCCGGCGCCGCGGCTTCGTCTCGGGCGCTTTCATCAGCGCGCTCGGTGGCATTCTGTCGGCGATGGCGCTTTTCTCCGTCAACTTCTGGCTCTTTGCCATCGGTCTTCTGACCGTCGGAATCGGCGGCAGCTTCGTTCAGCAATACCGGTTCGCGGCAGCCGACGCCTCGCCGGCTCGCTTCAAGCCGAAAGCCATCTCCTGGGTGCTGGCCGGCGGCGTGTTCGCGGCCATTATCGGCCCGCAACTGGTTATCTGGACCAAGGACGCTTTCGCGCCTGCCGTCCCGTTTGCCGGCGCTTTCGTCGGCCTGATCGCCCTGGCTCTGATCGGCGCTTTTCTGCTCAATTTCATGCGACTGCCTCCGGCAAAGGCGACAGCCGGAATCGCTCATGCGGAAACCGCTCGGCCGCTCGGGGAAATACTGACGCAACCGCGTTTCATGGTCGGACTGCTCTGCGCCATCGGCTCGTATTCGATGATGAGCTTCGTGATGACGGGCGCTCCGCTCGCCATGGTGGAGTGCGGCCATTCCGCCGACGAAGCGACCCTCGGTATTTCGTGGCATGTCCTTGCCATGTTCGCCCCGTCCTTCTTTACCGGGCGGCTGATCGAGCGTTTTGGCAAGGTGCCGATCGTTCTCGTCGGCCTCGGCCTTCTTGCGGCCTGTTCGGCAGTCGCATTGGCAGGTTTGGATCTCGCCAATTTCTGGCTGGCTCTCATTCTTCTCGGCTTCGGCTGGAATTTCGGCTTCATCGGCGCCACCGCGATCGTGTCTGAGACCTATAGCGACGCGGAAAAGAGCCGCGTCCAGGGCGTGCACGATTTCATGCTGTTCGGGATGGTGGCTTTCGCCTCTCTAATGAGCGGGCAGGTTCTCAACACGCTTGGCTGGTATGGTGTGGTGATGGTGGTCTTTCCCGTTGTGGCGATCTGCGTTGTTGCACTGATATTTGTGACTTCGATGGAGAAGAAACGCTCGGCATATTGA
- a CDS encoding sodium-translocating pyrophosphatase codes for MMVLLLVVLCGLLSVAYAVWATQSVLAADQGNERMREIAGYIREGATAYLNRQYTTIAIVGVVVFILAWFLLSLSAAIGFLIGAVLSGAAGFVGMNVSVRANVRTAQASAHSLAGGLDIAFKSGAITGMLVAGLALLGVSVYYWVLTGFLGYETDSRTVIDALVALGFGASLISIFARLGGGIFTKGADVGGDLVGKVEAGIPEDDPRNPATIADNVGDNVGDCAGMAADLFETYAVTVVATMVLGAIFFTGTGVVTSVMLYPLAICAVCLITSIVGTFFVKLGATGSIMGALYKGLIVTGLLSIVGMAIANWLTIGFGDVGTVESLAGEEFVINGFNLFLCGIVGLIVTGLIVVITEYYTGTDKRPVNSISQASVTGHGTNVIQGLAISLEATALPALVIVAGIIATYQLAGLYGTGIAVTAMLGLAGMIVALDAFGPVTDNAGGIAEMSDLPGEVRQTTDALDAVGNTTKAVTKGYAIGSAGLGALVLFAAYANDLRYFARNSAEYPYFEGLGDVSFDLSNPYVVAGLIFGGLIPYLFGGIAMTAVGRAGGAVVEEVRRQFREKPGIMQGTEKPDYGRAVDMLTRSAIREMIIPSLLPVLAPLVVYFGVLLVTGGDKASAFAALGASLLGVIVNGLFVAISMTSGGGAWDNAKKSFEDGFVDKDGIRHEKGSEAHKASVTGDTVGDPYKDTAGPAVNPAIKITNIMALLLIAVLAHLG; via the coding sequence ATGATGGTGCTTCTTCTGGTCGTGTTATGCGGCCTTTTGTCCGTGGCCTATGCCGTGTGGGCGACACAGTCCGTGCTGGCGGCCGATCAGGGCAATGAACGCATGCGGGAGATCGCAGGCTACATCCGAGAAGGCGCAACGGCCTATCTCAATCGTCAATACACGACCATTGCCATCGTCGGTGTCGTCGTTTTCATTCTGGCATGGTTTCTTCTCTCCCTGTCGGCCGCGATCGGTTTTCTGATCGGTGCTGTCCTTTCGGGAGCAGCGGGCTTTGTCGGCATGAACGTGTCCGTCCGCGCCAATGTCCGCACCGCTCAGGCGTCGGCTCATAGTCTCGCCGGCGGTCTTGATATCGCTTTCAAGTCGGGTGCGATTACGGGCATGCTGGTCGCGGGTCTAGCGCTGCTCGGCGTCTCTGTCTATTACTGGGTCCTGACCGGCTTTCTCGGCTATGAGACCGACAGCCGCACCGTGATCGACGCTTTGGTCGCGCTAGGGTTCGGCGCTTCGCTCATCTCCATCTTCGCGCGCCTCGGCGGCGGCATCTTCACCAAGGGTGCGGATGTTGGCGGCGACCTCGTCGGCAAGGTCGAGGCAGGCATTCCGGAAGACGATCCCAGGAACCCGGCGACCATCGCGGACAATGTGGGCGACAATGTCGGAGACTGCGCCGGCATGGCCGCAGACCTCTTCGAGACCTATGCCGTGACGGTGGTGGCAACCATGGTTCTCGGCGCGATCTTCTTCACCGGTACCGGTGTGGTGACCAGCGTCATGCTTTATCCGTTGGCCATCTGCGCGGTCTGCCTGATCACGTCGATCGTCGGCACCTTCTTCGTCAAACTGGGCGCTACGGGCTCCATTATGGGAGCGCTTTACAAGGGGCTCATCGTGACGGGGCTTCTGTCGATCGTCGGCATGGCAATCGCCAACTGGCTGACGATCGGCTTCGGCGATGTCGGTACGGTCGAGAGCCTCGCCGGTGAAGAGTTCGTCATCAACGGCTTCAACCTCTTCCTGTGCGGTATTGTCGGCCTGATCGTGACTGGCCTGATCGTTGTAATCACCGAATACTACACCGGCACCGACAAGCGGCCGGTCAATTCGATCAGCCAGGCATCGGTGACCGGTCACGGCACCAACGTCATCCAGGGACTGGCTATCAGCCTGGAGGCGACGGCGCTGCCGGCACTGGTTATCGTGGCGGGTATCATCGCGACCTATCAGCTCGCCGGTCTCTACGGCACCGGCATCGCGGTTACGGCCATGCTGGGCCTTGCCGGCATGATCGTCGCGCTCGACGCTTTCGGCCCGGTGACGGACAATGCCGGCGGCATTGCGGAAATGAGCGACCTGCCTGGCGAGGTCCGCCAGACGACCGACGCGCTCGACGCGGTCGGCAACACAACCAAGGCTGTGACCAAGGGATACGCTATCGGCTCCGCAGGCCTTGGCGCTCTGGTGCTCTTCGCGGCTTATGCCAACGATCTGCGCTATTTCGCGCGTAACAGCGCGGAATATCCGTACTTCGAAGGGCTCGGCGATGTCTCGTTCGACCTCTCGAATCCCTACGTGGTGGCTGGCCTGATCTTCGGCGGTCTGATCCCGTACCTCTTCGGCGGCATCGCCATGACGGCGGTTGGACGCGCCGGTGGCGCCGTGGTCGAGGAAGTGCGCCGGCAGTTCCGTGAAAAGCCGGGCATCATGCAGGGTACCGAAAAGCCTGATTATGGCCGCGCCGTCGACATGCTGACCCGCTCGGCCATCCGGGAGATGATCATTCCGTCGCTTCTTCCGGTTCTCGCGCCGCTGGTCGTCTATTTCGGTGTGCTTCTGGTCACCGGCGGTGACAAGGCCAGCGCCTTCGCCGCGCTCGGCGCTTCGCTGCTCGGCGTGATCGTGAATGGCCTGTTCGTTGCAATCTCGATGACGAGCGGTGGCGGAGCCTGGGACAATGCCAAGAAGAGCTTCGAGGACGGCTTCGTCGACAAGGACGGTATACGCCATGAAAAAGGCTCCGAAGCCCACAAGGCCTCGGTGACGGGCGATACGGTCGGAGATCCCTACAAGGATACGGCAGGCCCGGCGGTCAACCCGGCCATCAAGATCACCAACATCATGGCGTTGTTGCTGATCGCGGTGCTTGCCCATCTCGGTTAA
- a CDS encoding DMT family transporter: protein MKEDRPFLGIALMLGFCAIIPLGDSMAKILGGTVPLVQLLVVRMVCQALILLPIVYLARIPFRLDPRHMQIVILRTVIFVGAMATMFTALRFLPLADAVAIAFVMPFIMLFLGALILKEEVGPRRIAACTVGFAGTLLVIQPSFVEVGLPALLPLLVAVLFAFYMLVSRPIARDCDPIALQAWSGLLAGPPLLLLFVLTWSQDGPVLGAIIPNTTEALLMAGIGIFGTGAHLLMTWSLRFAPSATLAPIQYLEIPAATFYGWLIFRDLPDGLAAIGIGVIIAAGLYILYREQSLARPRPPEA from the coding sequence ATGAAGGAAGATCGGCCGTTTCTCGGCATCGCGTTGATGCTCGGCTTCTGCGCCATCATCCCGCTTGGGGATTCCATGGCGAAGATCCTGGGAGGGACGGTGCCGCTGGTGCAGCTTCTCGTCGTGCGAATGGTCTGTCAGGCGCTGATCCTGCTGCCTATCGTCTATCTTGCGCGCATCCCTTTTCGTCTCGACCCAAGACACATGCAAATCGTCATTTTGCGCACCGTCATCTTCGTCGGCGCCATGGCGACCATGTTTACCGCGCTGCGCTTTCTTCCGCTTGCGGACGCGGTGGCGATCGCATTCGTCATGCCCTTCATCATGCTGTTTCTTGGGGCGTTGATCCTGAAAGAAGAGGTTGGCCCGCGCCGCATCGCGGCATGCACGGTGGGCTTTGCGGGGACACTCCTCGTTATACAGCCGAGCTTTGTCGAAGTCGGCCTGCCCGCGCTTCTGCCGCTGCTCGTCGCCGTTCTCTTTGCCTTCTATATGCTTGTCTCAAGACCGATCGCGCGGGATTGCGATCCGATCGCTCTGCAGGCATGGAGCGGATTACTCGCCGGACCACCGCTTCTCTTGCTGTTCGTTTTGACATGGTCTCAGGACGGACCGGTTTTGGGCGCGATCATACCGAACACGACAGAAGCGCTGCTCATGGCCGGCATCGGCATCTTCGGTACCGGCGCTCATCTTCTGATGACCTGGTCCCTTCGCTTTGCGCCCTCCGCAACGCTCGCTCCGATTCAGTATCTCGAAATTCCAGCCGCCACCTTCTATGGATGGTTGATCTTCCGTGATTTGCCGGATGGCCTCGCCGCGATCGGCATAGGCGTCATCATCGCCGCCGGTCTTTACATTCTTTACCGGGAGCAGAGCCTGGCGCGGCCGCGTCCTCCGGAAGCGTAA
- a CDS encoding outer membrane protein assembly factor BamE: MVVNNCKIKLAVVAAGFLALPLAGCNSTDALKLNEEFQQGYVIDEDALAATPVGSSREQVLLSLGSPSIKRDFGQGERYYYISQIRQRPVGFAQRRIVDQRVLAVSFDEDGRVSNIANYGLKDGRVFDFIGRTTPTGGRETTFIGGVLSGLGRGAPSAGGF; this comes from the coding sequence ATGGTCGTGAACAATTGCAAAATCAAGCTGGCAGTCGTTGCGGCGGGCTTTCTGGCCTTGCCTCTTGCCGGCTGCAATTCCACCGATGCCCTGAAGCTCAATGAGGAATTTCAGCAAGGCTACGTGATCGATGAGGATGCGCTGGCCGCAACCCCTGTGGGTTCGTCGCGCGAGCAGGTCCTTCTTTCGCTCGGCTCTCCCTCGATAAAGCGCGATTTCGGGCAGGGCGAGCGATATTATTATATTTCGCAGATCCGGCAGCGACCGGTCGGCTTTGCGCAGCGCCGCATCGTCGACCAGCGCGTTCTCGCCGTCTCCTTCGATGAGGATGGCCGAGTCAGCAATATCGCCAATTACGGCCTCAAGGACGGACGTGTCTTCGATTTCATCGGTCGAACCACCCCGACCGGCGGACGCGAAACCACCTTCATTGGCGGCGTCCTATCCGGACTTGGCCGAGGCGCGCCGAGCGCAGGCGGCTTCTAA
- a CDS encoding ubiquinol-cytochrome C chaperone family protein → MFKRFFSRQPPSADELMTGLYGAIVTASRDAGLYQMAHVPDTPLGRFEMLALHVALVVRRLRLETSEEMKDLAQDVTDRFFTDVDRAQRELGIGDLAMRHRMKTMGKMYYGRLEAYGTALDEGDGNALASALRRNALAGALDADPEPLSIYTATAARSLDKTSAEDLLAGAFRFPSAGTILTTATETVSIQEDAHD, encoded by the coding sequence ATGTTCAAACGTTTCTTCTCCCGTCAACCACCCTCTGCAGATGAGCTGATGACGGGTCTGTATGGCGCCATCGTGACCGCCAGTCGCGATGCAGGCCTCTATCAGATGGCGCATGTTCCCGATACGCCACTCGGCCGCTTCGAGATGCTAGCGCTTCATGTGGCGCTTGTCGTGCGGCGCCTGCGTCTGGAAACGAGCGAGGAGATGAAAGATCTCGCTCAGGATGTGACAGACCGCTTTTTCACCGATGTCGACCGCGCCCAGCGCGAACTCGGTATAGGCGATCTGGCTATGCGCCACCGCATGAAGACGATGGGCAAGATGTATTATGGCCGGCTTGAAGCCTATGGCACCGCGCTGGATGAGGGCGACGGCAATGCGCTCGCCTCTGCTCTCCGCCGCAACGCGCTTGCCGGGGCTCTCGACGCGGACCCGGAACCGCTCTCTATCTACACCGCCACCGCAGCCCGTTCGCTGGACAAGACCAGCGCCGAGGATTTGCTGGCCGGCGCGTTTCGTTTTCCCAGCGCAGGAACGATACTGACAACGGCGACCGAGACAGTTTCAATTCAGGAGGACGCTCATGACTGA
- a CDS encoding YceD family protein has product MTEPHPTSPVSHVVTATNLPAKGLVVKAEADAKQLGSLAQAHDLRAVEDFSYRLHLSPWKGRGVRIRGEVTANISQACIVTLEPVHTAIKEAVETVFVPEDSRLARPEIIEGEIVVAAEGDDLPETFSDGRIDVGALAEEFFELAIPLYPKREGATLPDDVDGERDRAAEGENPFAVLSALKPH; this is encoded by the coding sequence ATGACTGAACCTCATCCGACCAGTCCGGTCTCCCATGTGGTGACCGCGACCAATTTGCCGGCCAAGGGCCTTGTCGTGAAAGCCGAGGCCGACGCGAAACAGCTCGGCTCGCTGGCGCAGGCGCACGACCTCAGAGCAGTCGAGGATTTTTCCTATCGTTTGCATCTGTCGCCGTGGAAGGGGCGCGGCGTGCGAATTCGCGGTGAAGTGACAGCCAATATAAGTCAGGCCTGCATCGTGACGCTGGAGCCGGTTCATACGGCGATAAAAGAGGCGGTCGAGACGGTCTTTGTGCCGGAGGACAGCCGGTTGGCTCGCCCAGAGATCATCGAAGGCGAGATCGTTGTTGCGGCCGAGGGAGACGACCTGCCGGAGACCTTTTCGGACGGACGGATCGATGTGGGCGCTCTGGCGGAGGAATTCTTTGAACTCGCGATACCGCTTTATCCGAAGCGGGAGGGAGCAACCTTGCCGGACGATGTGGACGGCGAGAGGGATCGGGCTGCGGAGGGCGAAAATCCGTTCGCCGTTCTTTCAGCGCTGAAGCCGCATTGA